From Paracoccus aminovorans, one genomic window encodes:
- a CDS encoding MFS transporter, whose amino-acid sequence MAIAVIPTGPVERDSLGRLPIDEAPLKPVHIVAAASVLGGAALDGYVLGIVGPALAIAQHELQLSAISQGLIASSALIGVFIGGLLFGNLADRFGRRPVFAWNLAAFIVLSLLQLVVQDVWQLVAIRLALGLAIGVEYAVGSSFLAEFSRRKNRGVLLGCFGVGWQAVFTIAFVIGTFYHGDNWRMLLASSVVPALITFILRLTLPETPMWLKARGRVAEAEAIVARHFGPGYAIPDIALDASLASPRELFTAQSWRQTLYSGFFWFCQVGPFFAIFTFMVPVLESLRLNGSAMVDMSLNLLQIVGSIAGVFLLHWMSRRGFVIWTFAIVLATFLALGLFPDAPTWIIVTLFATYMFVGPVANSIQFVYPAEIFDTHVRATGIGFSAAFSRISAAGVTYLLPYLLLQFGFSATLILMALFPLLGLVMSIGWAPETKGKHLR is encoded by the coding sequence ATGGCCATAGCCGTGATACCGACCGGGCCCGTCGAACGCGACAGCCTGGGGCGATTGCCGATCGATGAGGCGCCGCTGAAACCCGTCCATATCGTTGCCGCCGCATCCGTGCTGGGTGGCGCCGCGCTGGATGGCTATGTGTTGGGCATCGTCGGCCCCGCGCTGGCAATCGCCCAGCACGAGTTGCAGCTGTCCGCCATCAGTCAGGGGCTGATCGCATCCAGCGCCCTGATCGGCGTCTTTATCGGCGGGCTGCTTTTCGGCAACCTTGCCGACCGTTTCGGGCGGCGTCCGGTCTTTGCCTGGAACCTGGCCGCGTTCATCGTGCTGTCCCTGCTGCAGCTTGTCGTGCAGGACGTCTGGCAGCTGGTCGCGATCCGGCTTGCCCTGGGGCTGGCCATCGGCGTGGAATATGCCGTCGGCTCGTCTTTCCTGGCCGAGTTTTCGCGGCGCAAGAACCGCGGGGTGCTGTTGGGCTGTTTCGGCGTCGGCTGGCAGGCCGTCTTTACCATCGCCTTCGTCATCGGAACATTCTATCACGGCGACAACTGGCGGATGCTGCTGGCGTCGAGCGTGGTTCCCGCGCTGATCACCTTCATCCTGCGGCTGACGCTGCCCGAAACCCCGATGTGGCTGAAGGCGCGCGGCCGCGTCGCCGAGGCCGAAGCGATCGTCGCGCGGCATTTCGGTCCCGGATATGCGATTCCGGATATCGCGCTGGACGCCAGCCTGGCCTCGCCGCGCGAGCTGTTCACGGCACAGAGCTGGCGGCAGACGCTCTATTCCGGCTTCTTCTGGTTCTGCCAGGTGGGTCCGTTCTTTGCCATCTTCACCTTCATGGTGCCGGTGCTGGAATCCCTTCGCCTGAACGGCTCGGCGATGGTGGACATGTCGCTGAACCTGCTGCAGATCGTCGGTTCCATCGCGGGCGTGTTCCTGCTGCACTGGATGAGCCGCCGGGGCTTCGTCATCTGGACCTTCGCCATCGTCCTCGCGACCTTCCTGGCCCTGGGCCTGTTCCCCGACGCGCCGACCTGGATCATCGTGACGCTGTTTGCGACCTACATGTTCGTGGGACCTGTCGCGAACAGCATCCAGTTCGTCTATCCGGCCGAGATTTTCGACACGCATGTCCGGGCGACCGGCATCGGCTTCTCGGCAGCCTTCTCGCGCATCTCGGCGGCAGGCGTCACCTATCTTCTGCCCTATCTGCTGTTGCAGTTCGGCTTTTCGGCCACCCTGAT
- a CDS encoding NAD(P)/FAD-dependent oxidoreductase yields the protein MARHDAIRTPVFNGPAGWSAILPPAAPRARLQGAAGCDIAIVGAGFAGLSAARRLKQIDPGLDVAILDAARISEGGTGRNSGFMIDLPHELTSSDYAGAGDGHDRQLTRLNRHAIDFADAAVEEYDIPRGWFQRAGKINAAASAAGIAGNVSYAAHLRRMGEAHELYDARQMKEITGSDHYQGGLYTPGTAMIQPAGYVQGLAAGLERAGVRIYENAPVLRLESGAQGWRVATAQGEILAQRLILANNGHLESFGFKRGRLMHIMLNACMTEELPPEAIRALGGQECWGATPADPMGTTVRRIGPAQGGHRIVIRQGGYYRPGMRTSARDLSRLVAIMRRKFDVRFPMLKGIGFEHAWSGHLCLSRNAVSVMRELEPGLYAACVQNGLGTARGTLTGIGAAELACGRKSAVTEFFAAEAEPARLPPHPFDTIGANAYMRWKEWKARQD from the coding sequence ATGGCCCGGCATGACGCGATCCGCACCCCGGTCTTCAACGGCCCGGCCGGGTGGAGCGCGATCCTGCCCCCGGCCGCGCCCCGCGCGCGGCTGCAGGGCGCCGCGGGCTGCGACATCGCCATCGTCGGCGCGGGCTTCGCGGGGCTGTCCGCCGCGCGGCGCCTGAAGCAGATCGACCCGGGGCTGGACGTCGCGATCCTGGACGCCGCGCGGATCTCGGAAGGCGGCACCGGGCGCAACTCGGGCTTCATGATCGACCTGCCGCACGAGCTGACCTCGTCGGACTATGCCGGCGCGGGCGACGGCCACGACCGGCAGCTGACGCGGCTGAACCGCCATGCCATCGACTTCGCCGACGCGGCGGTCGAGGAATACGACATCCCGCGCGGCTGGTTCCAGCGCGCGGGCAAGATCAACGCCGCCGCCTCGGCCGCCGGGATCGCCGGCAACGTCAGCTATGCCGCGCACCTGCGCCGGATGGGCGAGGCGCACGAGCTCTACGACGCCCGGCAGATGAAGGAGATCACCGGCTCGGACCATTACCAGGGCGGGCTCTATACCCCGGGCACGGCGATGATCCAGCCGGCGGGCTATGTGCAGGGGCTGGCGGCCGGGCTGGAGCGCGCCGGCGTGCGGATCTACGAGAACGCGCCGGTGCTGCGCCTCGAAAGCGGCGCGCAGGGCTGGCGGGTCGCGACCGCGCAGGGCGAGATCCTGGCGCAGCGGCTGATCCTGGCCAACAACGGCCATCTGGAAAGCTTCGGCTTCAAGCGCGGGCGGCTGATGCACATCATGCTGAACGCCTGCATGACCGAGGAACTGCCGCCCGAGGCGATCCGCGCGCTTGGCGGCCAGGAATGCTGGGGCGCGACGCCGGCCGATCCGATGGGCACCACCGTGCGCCGCATCGGCCCCGCGCAGGGCGGCCACCGCATCGTGATCCGGCAGGGCGGCTATTACCGGCCCGGGATGCGGACCAGCGCCCGCGACCTGTCGCGGCTGGTGGCGATCATGCGGCGAAAGTTCGACGTCCGCTTCCCGATGCTGAAGGGGATCGGCTTCGAGCATGCCTGGTCGGGGCATCTGTGCCTGTCGCGGAACGCGGTCTCGGTGATGCGCGAGCTGGAACCGGGGCTTTACGCGGCCTGCGTCCAGAACGGGCTGGGCACGGCGCGGGGCACGCTGACCGGCATCGGCGCGGCCGAGCTCGCCTGCGGGCGCAAAAGCGCGGTGACGGAATTCTTCGCCGCCGAAGCCGAACCCGCCCGACTGCCACCCCATCCCTTCGACACAATCGGCGCAAACGCCTATATGCGATGGAAAGAATGGAAGGCGAGGCAGGATTAA